One region of Chryseobacterium muglaense genomic DNA includes:
- a CDS encoding tyrosine-type recombinase/integrase, giving the protein MKLETYLQEKYSKKSYKAHVYMINKYLDYIARKAKTADYKDVLHYIAHLRKNENFNPESVKRYLSEVKIYYNYLLEAGLRHDHPCRELYLKDKINKQVKVDRLYSEETLENYLEKTREDPDGKLKKRNEVIVSLLVYQALTVAEICNLNTEDINLEKAEIYIKSEHRKKARTLQLKASQILLFYNYLKEDYPNLTKYLKAEKPEKLITGKLKEEVKPNALNRMINERREPEEKLQPIKIRQSVIANLLRKENDTRIVQVFAGHKRASTTVQYKQTELEILKNAINNFHPIK; this is encoded by the coding sequence ATGAAATTAGAAACTTATTTACAGGAAAAATACAGCAAAAAATCTTATAAAGCTCATGTATACATGATCAATAAATATTTAGATTATATTGCGAGAAAAGCAAAAACTGCGGATTACAAAGATGTTTTACACTACATTGCCCACCTTCGGAAGAATGAAAACTTTAATCCGGAATCTGTCAAAAGGTATTTATCTGAAGTAAAAATTTATTATAATTACCTACTGGAAGCCGGACTCCGGCATGACCACCCTTGCAGAGAACTTTATTTAAAAGACAAAATCAACAAACAGGTAAAAGTAGACCGTTTATACAGCGAAGAAACTCTAGAGAATTATCTGGAAAAAACGAGGGAAGATCCTGACGGAAAACTAAAAAAAAGAAACGAAGTGATTGTAAGTTTATTGGTGTATCAAGCGTTAACGGTGGCAGAAATCTGTAATCTGAATACCGAAGACATCAATCTTGAAAAAGCAGAAATTTATATCAAATCAGAGCACAGGAAAAAAGCAAGAACACTGCAATTAAAAGCCTCTCAAATCCTATTATTTTACAATTATCTTAAAGAAGATTATCCCAATCTTACAAAATATTTAAAAGCGGAAAAACCTGAAAAACTCATTACAGGAAAATTAAAGGAAGAAGTAAAACCGAATGCTTTAAACCGGATGATTAATGAAAGGCGAGAACCCGAAGAAAAACTACAACCCATAAAAATCCGTCAAAGCGTGATTGCAAACCTTTTAAGAAAAGAAAACGACACGAGAATAGTTCAGGTTTTTGCAGGGCACAAAAGAGCTTCAACAACCGTACAGTACAAACAAACCGAATTGGAAATATTAAAAAATGCAATTAATAATTTTCACCC
- a CDS encoding tyrosine-type recombinase/integrase has protein sequence MSVLHTKLYEQEVLNYKIHLEILGYSLPTIKEKRLYLKAFFRYLEEKKIFTLEEIQPKDIAEYYKTLQQKRNGNTGELITQESVKGRMRIIQKYFSHLIEIQKLKKDPASAFIFSAENRTRERIIFTQEQMRELYGKTEDLQEKTILNLAYGCGMRVGELVRINKEDINLQENLVIVEKGKNNKRRIIPITEKVKEELQEFLKSQEKREKNQDEIEERDSPTLWRQKAVFINIENRRMRETSFVRILKKLLQKTEFGKKSTTQELRKIGMHTLRHSIATHLLENGMKLEQIQYFLGHDHIETTEIYTHINQQQLNDLEI, from the coding sequence ATGTCAGTACTTCACACAAAACTTTACGAGCAGGAAGTTTTAAACTATAAAATCCATTTAGAAATTTTAGGTTACAGTCTTCCAACGATAAAAGAAAAACGCCTTTATTTAAAAGCATTCTTTAGGTATTTAGAAGAAAAGAAAATCTTCACTTTAGAAGAAATACAGCCTAAAGATATCGCAGAATATTACAAAACCTTACAGCAAAAAAGAAACGGTAACACCGGAGAATTAATCACTCAGGAAAGCGTAAAGGGAAGAATGCGGATTATCCAAAAATATTTCAGCCATTTAATTGAAATACAAAAGCTCAAAAAAGATCCTGCATCAGCTTTTATTTTTTCAGCTGAAAACCGCACAAGAGAGAGAATCATTTTTACTCAGGAACAAATGAGAGAGCTTTACGGGAAAACAGAAGATCTACAGGAAAAAACCATTTTAAACCTTGCGTACGGATGCGGGATGAGAGTTGGAGAGCTTGTAAGAATCAACAAAGAAGATATCAATCTGCAGGAAAATTTAGTGATCGTAGAAAAAGGAAAAAATAATAAGCGGAGAATTATTCCGATAACTGAAAAAGTGAAAGAAGAATTGCAGGAGTTTTTGAAGAGCCAGGAAAAAAGGGAAAAGAACCAGGACGAAATCGAGGAACGGGATTCACCGACTTTGTGGAGGCAAAAAGCAGTGTTTATCAATATTGAGAACAGAAGAATGAGAGAAACGAGTTTTGTGAGGATTTTAAAAAAATTGCTTCAGAAAACAGAATTTGGAAAGAAATCTACAACACAGGAATTGCGCAAAATAGGAATGCACACCCTTCGACACTCCATTGCAACGCACCTTTTAGAAAACGGAATGAAGCTTGAGCAAATACAATATTTTTTAGGACACGACCATATTGAAACCACAGAAATTTATACACACATTAATCAACAACAATTAAATGATTTAGAGATTTAA
- a CDS encoding CHC2 zinc finger domain-containing protein yields MEISAIKQRLSLSEVLKHYSLEPKNSMLKCCWHNDNTASLQVNLEKNFYKCHACGKTGDVIQFIEDYEKISKHEAIKKAEGLMNNEQLSVKNIRGTADNLGQTDFSGERSALFLENTFSYFRKALYCSNPAKQYIEKRNLDNSILEIGYNSGQFHHGERKSEELINNALEVGLLQDKGLINNRTGEKGYSIFANKCIAFPLKNKENEIVSFYFRAIVENKNGKHFYLKNRSGIYPGYPKSDTKKLILTEAIIDCASLLQIKEIRENYSLISCFGTNGLNEEILKAIEDLPELEEIIFCFDHDKAGKEAIEKYAKMFNDHLVMSQGFFSFVELPNKDVNETLQLHDEEIFTKLLEERKFIFSDEENGSGVADHLQPKSVENTGISTKENLLSGNRTQTNDLQNPIDFLQQKELLQNLNRLIEKAGIIGEENSRLLLFLITISYLNKSPLHGIVQGSSGSGKTHIISRIADMMPQEDVLRFTRITESSLYNWGEFDLFQKIIIIEDLDGLKEDALYALREFISNQVLRSSVTIKDKKGNNKSSHKIVKGQFSSLSATTKGELYEDNMNRSFIVAINESEEQTEKIISYQNRRNAGEIDRSVQEKAIGFIQKIVRNLKHYEVINPYATQIQLPNNVKNKRRLNEMFQSIIKQITIIHQYQRRVASDNYLITEIEDIENAVEILFESIILKIDELDGSLRQFFEKLKKAFKEESFTRFDAMEVTGFKKTQLQFYLNDLVRLEYLKQIGFANKGFKYKISYSDNIQKVRKDLKEAFTKQLEELKVNATEHKRTPNGSETNTRILTKSDE; encoded by the coding sequence ATGGAAATCTCCGCAATTAAACAACGTTTAAGTTTATCCGAAGTCCTGAAGCATTACAGCCTTGAGCCTAAAAACTCGATGCTCAAATGCTGTTGGCATAATGATAATACAGCAAGCCTTCAGGTGAATCTGGAAAAGAACTTTTACAAATGTCATGCTTGCGGAAAAACGGGTGACGTTATCCAATTTATAGAAGATTACGAGAAAATATCAAAACATGAAGCGATCAAGAAAGCTGAAGGTTTAATGAACAATGAACAATTATCTGTAAAAAATATTAGAGGTACTGCGGATAACCTTGGGCAGACTGATTTCTCAGGAGAAAGGTCTGCCCTTTTTTTAGAAAACACATTTAGTTATTTTAGAAAAGCTTTGTACTGTTCAAATCCTGCGAAACAATATATTGAGAAAAGGAATCTTGACAACTCCATTTTAGAAATCGGCTACAACAGCGGTCAGTTCCATCACGGAGAAAGAAAAAGCGAGGAATTAATAAACAATGCTTTAGAAGTTGGTTTGTTACAGGATAAAGGACTAATCAACAACCGAACAGGCGAAAAAGGCTACAGTATTTTTGCGAATAAATGTATTGCTTTTCCTTTGAAGAATAAAGAAAACGAAATTGTAAGCTTTTATTTTAGAGCAATTGTAGAGAACAAAAATGGGAAACATTTTTACTTAAAAAATCGAAGCGGAATTTATCCCGGATATCCGAAATCAGATACTAAAAAACTGATTTTAACGGAAGCGATTATCGATTGTGCAAGCTTACTTCAGATCAAAGAAATCAGAGAAAATTACAGCTTGATAAGTTGTTTTGGAACAAATGGTTTGAACGAGGAAATTTTAAAAGCAATAGAAGATCTTCCGGAACTTGAAGAAATCATCTTTTGTTTTGACCACGATAAAGCAGGAAAAGAAGCGATTGAGAAATACGCTAAAATGTTCAATGATCACCTGGTTATGAGTCAGGGATTCTTTAGTTTTGTAGAATTACCGAATAAAGATGTAAATGAAACTTTGCAATTACATGATGAAGAAATCTTTACAAAGCTTTTAGAAGAAAGGAAATTTATTTTTTCAGATGAAGAAAACGGCAGTGGTGTTGCAGACCATCTACAACCTAAATCAGTGGAGAATACGGGGATCTCCACAAAAGAAAACCTTTTGAGCGGGAACCGGACTCAAACCAATGACCTTCAAAATCCAATAGACTTTTTACAACAAAAAGAATTACTTCAGAACTTAAACAGGCTTATAGAAAAAGCAGGAATTATCGGTGAAGAAAACAGCAGGCTTCTACTCTTTTTAATTACGATAAGTTATTTAAACAAAAGCCCATTACATGGAATTGTACAAGGTTCAAGCGGAAGCGGAAAAACGCATATAATCAGCAGAATTGCAGACATGATGCCGCAGGAAGATGTACTGAGATTTACTCGAATTACAGAATCAAGTTTATATAATTGGGGTGAATTTGATTTATTCCAAAAAATTATAATCATTGAAGATTTAGACGGATTAAAGGAAGATGCATTGTATGCGCTGAGAGAATTTATATCGAACCAGGTTCTAAGAAGTTCAGTAACCATCAAGGATAAGAAAGGAAATAATAAATCAAGTCATAAGATTGTGAAAGGTCAGTTCAGTTCTTTATCTGCAACCACCAAAGGAGAATTATATGAGGACAATATGAACCGCAGTTTTATTGTCGCCATTAATGAAAGTGAAGAACAGACCGAGAAAATAATATCTTATCAGAACCGCAGAAATGCCGGAGAAATCGACCGAAGTGTACAGGAAAAAGCAATTGGTTTTATACAGAAAATCGTTAGAAATCTAAAGCATTATGAAGTAATCAATCCTTATGCAACACAGATACAGTTACCTAATAATGTGAAAAATAAAAGACGGTTGAATGAAATGTTCCAATCTATTATTAAACAAATTACTATCATCCATCAATATCAGAGGCGTGTCGCCTCAGACAATTATCTTATAACCGAGATTGAAGATATTGAGAACGCAGTAGAAATATTATTCGAGAGTATTATTTTAAAGATTGACGAGCTGGACGGAAGTCTGAGACAGTTCTTTGAAAAGCTAAAGAAAGCCTTTAAAGAAGAAAGTTTCACAAGATTCGATGCGATGGAGGTTACGGGATTTAAAAAGACACAATTACAGTTTTATCTGAATGATTTAGTGAGATTGGAATATTTAAAACAAATAGGTTTTGCCAACAAAGGATTTAAGTATAAAATCTCTTACAGTGATAATATTCAGAAAGTTAGAAAAGATTTAAAAGAAGCTTTTACGAAACAATTGGAAGAGTTAAAGGTGAACGCCACCGAACACAAGCGAACACCAAACGGAAGCGAAACGAACACTAGAATACTGACAAAATCCGATGAATAA
- a CDS encoding helix-turn-helix domain-containing protein, whose product MTIAERIRLYRQQKGLSQAELAEKSQVNNKSLSRYELGSSIPPADALKNIADALGVSSDALLNDETVSIKDKELLKKFEVIQDMNEEDKALVTRFLDLTIRDYKAKKAYS is encoded by the coding sequence ATGACTATCGCAGAGCGTATAAGATTATACAGACAACAAAAAGGACTTTCGCAAGCTGAGCTTGCGGAAAAGTCTCAAGTGAATAATAAAAGCCTTTCTCGTTACGAGTTGGGAAGCAGTATTCCACCTGCGGATGCGCTTAAAAACATTGCCGATGCGTTAGGTGTTTCTAGTGATGCTTTACTGAACGATGAAACAGTTTCTATTAAAGATAAAGAACTTCTGAAAAAATTTGAAGTAATACAGGATATGAACGAGGAAGACAAAGCTTTGGTGACAAGATTTCTTGACCTTACAATACGTGATTATAAAGCTAAAAAAGCATACTCGTAG